The Enterococcus mundtii DNA window CTCCTTTATTCGGCAACCGCATATGCGGTTGCCGATCTTTCATTTTTAGTTAAATCATTAATCTTAGAATGGTAAATCATCATCTGAAATATCAATTGCTGCACCTTCAAAGTTTGGATCACTATTATCGTTTTGTTGATTATTTTGCCGTTGTTCGTTGGCTGTTTTTGATTCAAGAAATTGGAAAGTTTCTACTACAACCTCAGTCACATAAACTCGTTGTTGTTCCTTATTTTCATAACTTCTTGATTGAAGGCGTCCAACAATCCCGATTAAAGAACCTTTTTTTGCATAATTTGCTAATGTTTCCGCTGATTTCCCCCAAATGACACATTGGATATAGTCCGCCTCACGCTGTCCTGCCTGGTTCGTAAATCTTCGATTGACTGCTAATGTAAAACCAGCTACCGCCTTACCACTTGACGTATAGCGCAAATCAGGGTCTTTTGTTAAACGTCCTACCAAAGTTGTATTGTTAATCATAATAAATTCCTCTT harbors:
- the ssb gene encoding single-stranded DNA-binding protein, which produces MINNTTLVGRLTKDPDLRYTSSGKAVAGFTLAVNRRFTNQAGQREADYIQCVIWGKSAETLANYAKKGSLIGIVGRLQSRSYENKEQQRVYVTEVVVETFQFLESKTANEQRQNNQQNDNSDPNFEGAAIDISDDDLPF